From a region of the Podospora pseudopauciseta strain CBS 411.78 chromosome 7 map unlocalized CBS411.78m_7, whole genome shotgun sequence genome:
- the MKK1 gene encoding Protein kinase C signaling pathway involved MAPKK protein (COG:T; EggNog:ENOG503NUYZ), with amino-acid sequence MVASDNQSSEAAAPRPQPPNLTLEFPSPQPSPGSSVPKMNSVPLLRPALPGGNRSGGRAPRLGLAIPPSPNAKPLSNPGPAPGRPALPTLHLATPMGSSSVVPQEQPQHIKPALSLQSASGGSESSAAHSRSGSFGPFDGRASNPTSAGSQFSALSFAEQYGIGPTRHAGTGDPVSAVGSLYSNASESVGMERENSLHGLESFDKLSLDKARSADVEDLDDEGWRIVSMEKRIVELGSLGEGAGGAVTRCKLKGGNTVFALKVITTNPDPDVKRQIVRELGFNKDCMSEHICRYYGAFVDPSTATISIAMEFCEGGSLDSIYKEVKRLGGRTGEKVLGKISEGVLQGLTYLHSKKIIHRDIKPSNILLCRNGEVKLCDFGVSGEFGTKGDANTFIGTSYYMAPERITGQSYTITSDVWSTGVTLLEVAQHRFPFPADGTEMQPRAGLIDLLTYIVRQPIPKLKDEPEASIFWSDSFKYFIECCLEKDPLRRATPWRMLEHPWMVEMKTKRVNMSKYLTQVWGWDDKK; translated from the exons ATGGTCGCTTCAGACAATCAGAGCAGCGAGGCCGCTGCGCCTCGG cctcaaccaccaaaccTTACCCTGGAGttcccatcaccacagcCCTCGCCCGGCTCCTCCGTCCCAAAGATGAACAGCgttcccctcctccgtcccgCCCTCCCAGGAGGCAACCGCTCCGGCGGACGTGCTCCCCGTCTCGGCCTCGCCATccctccatcccccaacGCAAAACCACTCAGCAACCCCGGCCCGGCCCCAGGTAGACCAGCACTCCCGACTCTTCATCTTGCTACCCCCATGGGAAGCAGCAGCGTGGTCCCGCAagaacaaccacaacacatCAAGCCCGCCCTCAGTCTCCAATCCgccagcggcggcagcgaaTCCAGCGCCGCCCACTCCAGATCCGGCTCTTTCGGCCCCTTTGATGGCCGCGCGAGCAACCCAACCAGTGCCGGGTCGCAGTTCAGCGCTTTGTCGTTTGCTGAGCAGTATGGCATTGGGCCGACTAGACACGCCGGGACAGGGGACCCGGTATCAGCTGTGGGATCGCTCTACTCAAACGCCAGCGAGAGCGTCGGTATGGAAAGAGAAAACAGCCTACACGGGCTGGAGAGCTTCGACAAGCTGAGCCTAGACAAGGCGAGGAGCGCGGATGTGGAGGATCTGGACGATGAAGGCTGGAGGATCGTGAGCATGGAGAAGAGGATTGTCGAGCTGGGGagtttgggagagggtgcgGGTGGTGCGGTGACGAGGTGTAAGCTCAAGGGGGGGAACACGGTTTTCGCTCTCAAG GTCATCACAACCAACCCCGACCCCGACGTCAAACGCCAAATCGTCCGCGAGCTCGGCTTCAACAAGGACTGCATGTCGGAGCACATCTGCAGGTACTACGGCGCCTTTGTCGACCCCTCGACCGCCACCATCTCCATCGCGATGGAATTCTGCGAGGGCGGCTCGCTCGACTCCATCTACAAGGAAGTCAAGCGCCTCGGCGGCCGCACAGGAGAAAAAGTCCTCGGGAAGATTTCCGAGGGCGTCCTCCAGGGCCTGACCTACCTCCACAGCAAAAAAATTATTCACCGTGACATCAAACCGagcaacatcctcctctgccgCAACGGGGAGGTTAAGCTTTGCGACTTTGGTGTGTCGGGTGAGTTTGGCACCAAGGGAGATGCCAACACTTTTATCGGAACGAGTTACTACATGGCTCCGGAACGGATCACGGGGCAGTCATACACCATCACGAGCGACGTCTGGTCGACGGGCGTGACGCTGCTGGAGGTTGCGCAGCATAGGTTTCCGTTTCCTGCGGACGGGACCGAGATGCAGCCTAGGGCGGGGTTGATTGATTTGTTGACGTATATTGTGAGGCAGCCGATTCCCAAGCTGAAGGACGAGCCCGAGGCGAGCATTTTTTGGAGTGATAgttttaagtattttattgAGTGCTG TCTGGAGAAGGATCCGCTTAGGAGGGCAACGCCGTGGAGGATGCTGGAGCACCCTTggatggtggagatgaagacCAAGAGGGTGAATATGAGCAAGTATTTGACGcaggtttgggggtgggatgatAAGAAGTGA
- the PUS7 gene encoding multisubstrate pseudouridine synthase 7 (COG:S; BUSCO:EOG09261EY9; EggNog:ENOG503NX34): MAQRPNTHLPAVRLETEKNLGITHRSAALNFAWTGDIRKRYTDFLVYEINIDGSVIHLYDFIEDKPAHSPTESQFQNKSTALVPASTGPRKQENKAPIVVQEISKEDQEKLIKLIGASTAKKLIEVDNNVQRKVLMSAENRTVVFDPIDDRSQRAEVHQEIRRIFNSRVETVANSEGIITATPSKWAVTRGSSNNRTPSQTFGSRRDNTRGQDRNVSFAKLGGEYLHFTMYKENKDTMDAINTIARLLKIKATNFGFAGTKDRRAATVQRISVRYQRASNLTWLNTRIPNVKVGDFVHKEQPLSLGQHGGNEFIITLKNCSPLGGSECSVAQRMKMIQQTVECGLAYLKHNGYINYFGLQRFGTHTIGTHLLGMKILQGDFEGVIDAILHVDDHYIQEAFNNVGSSHGTKRDFDHSHGNGNNASTANRDDYDRARAITIWKTSKNASKAVEGLPKRFSSEIALIRHLGKNPKDFTGAILSITRSMRMMYIHAFQSYVWNHAASRRWSKYGARVIEGDIVLNEDVEDAITRPSEDDEFDTYDDNEVAHVFPQAHVVTAEDLAAEKYTIFDVVLPTPGYDVVYPQNEIGEFYVEFMGKEENGGLNPYDMRRKNREFSLSGSYRALMGRFITEPQYAIRAYVDDTEQMYPTDLDFATHKKAQQKKSLAQPKPASQAANSWNAFAANPAAFDDALAEFQRRRKASEGPASEVKTVIKETWVETGVNGSAKRVKVARHQQEIESPPETPQADALTRRSSDPELQAHMKAALFPGNTEAPAVVPQEDLEMVDTPCAPTPARGPAFLLKSPPVGKGVSLLDAYSPIAEPAAPLQQNPGNLSGDGGLVVPKGPNTSGARGLSDAFYAAGGDDPFVGQTSPPTTIVKKEESDSVAKSESDEWYGKKELAGLLGGPTALVKTEQEDDAAPSTSQALVKVEDDCKSDSSVEELINGVPLPKFYTASNNPLLPPKNIVDVDTLDPRARKIAVILKFQLKTSNYATVVLRELMGTTVE; the protein is encoded by the exons ATGGCTCAGCGTCCCAATACACACCTGCCCGCGGTGCGTTTGGAGACTGAGAAGAATCTGGGCATCACCCATCGTTCTGCCGCCCTGAACTTTGCCTGGACTGGCGATATCCGCAAGCG ATATACCGATTTCCTTGTGTATGAGATCAACATAGATGGTTCTGTCATCCACCTTTACGACTTCATTGAAGACAAGCCGGCTCACTCCCCAACTGAGAGTCAGTTTCAG AACAAGTCGACTGCTCTTGTTCCCGCTTCGACTGGGCCTCGCAAGCAGGAAAACAAAGCCCCTATTGTAGTCCAAGAGATTTCCAAGGAGGACCAGGAGAAGCTCATCAAGTTGATCGGCGCGTCGACAgccaagaagctcatcgAGGTCGACAACAATGTGCAACGCAAAGTGCTCATGAGCGCCGAAAACCGCACTGTCGTCTTCGACCCGATTGACGATCGCTCTCAACGTGCCGAAGTCCATCAGGAGATTCGTCGCATCTTCAACAGCCGTGTGGAGACTGTTGCCAACTCTGAAGGCATCATCACTGCGACCCCCTCCAAGTGGGCTGTCACGCGTGGCAGCAGTAACAACCGCACTCCTAGCCAGACATTTGGTTCCCGTCGCGACAATACTAGAGGTCAAGATCGCAACGTCAGCTTCGCCAAGCTGGGTGGTGAATATCTCCACTTCACCATGTacaaggagaacaaggaTACGATGGACGCAATCAACACAATCGCCCGTCTCTTGAAGATCAAGGCCACAAATTTTGGCTTTGCCGGCACCAAAGATCGCCGTGCCGCGACTGTTCAGCGGATCAGTGTCCGCTACCAGAGGGCCTCGAACCTCACTTGGTTGAACACCCGTATCCCCAACGTCAAGGTTGGTGATTTTGTGCACAAGGAGCAGCCACTCTCTCTTGGTCAACACGGTGGCAATGAgttcatcatcactctcaaGAACTGCTCCCCTCTCGGTGGCAGTGAATGCTCTGTTGCTCAGCGCATGAAGATGATTCAACAGACGGTTGAGTGCGGCCTTGCCTATCTTAAGCATAACGGATACATCAACTACTTTGGTCTTCAGCGCTTCGGCACCCACACCATCGGGACCCACCTTCTTGGCATGAAGATTCTGCAAGGCGATTTCGAAGGCGTCATCGACGCCATTCTTCATGTCGATGATCACTACATTCAGGAGGCCTTCAATAACGTTGGTTCATCTCACGGGACCAAGCGTGATTTTGATCACAGCCACGGCAATGGCAACAACGCCAGCACTGCCAACCGCGATGACTACGATCGTGCCCGCGCCATCACCATCTGGAAGACTTCCAAGAATGCAAGCAAGGCTGTGGAGGGCCTACCCAAGAGATTCAGCTCTGAAATCGCTCTCATCCGCCACCTTGGCAAGAACCCAAAGGACTTTACGGGTGCAATTCTGAGCATCACGCGTAGTATGCGAATGATGTATATTCACGCCTTCCAGTCCTACGTCTGGAACCACGCTGCATCCCGTCGTTGGTCCAAGTATGGCGCTCGTGTCATTGAAGGCGACATTGTCTTGAAcgaggatgttgaggatgCCATCACTCGTCccagcgaggatgatgagttcGACACTTACGACGACAATGAGGTCGCTCATGTCTTCCCCCAAGCTCACGTGGTTACTGCCGAGGACCTGGCTGCTGAGAAGTACACCATCTTCGATGTCGTTCTCCCCACTCCCGGCTATGATGTCGTTTATCCCCAGAATGAGATTGGCGAGTTCTACGTCGAGTTCATGGGCAAGGAGGAAAATGGCGGTCTGAATCCTTACGACATGCGTCGCAAGAATCGGGAGTTCTCTCTCAGCGGCAGCTACCGCGCTCTCATGGGTCGCTTCATTACTGAGCCCCAATACGCCATTCGGGCTTATGTCGATGACACTGAGCAAATGTACCCCACTGACTTGGATTTTGCTACTCACAAGAAGGCCCAGCAGAAGAAGTCTCTGGCCCAGCccaagccagccagccaggcTGCCAACTCTTGGAATGCCTTTGCCGCCAATCCTGCGGCATTTGATGATGCTTTGGCTGAGTTTCAGCGCCGGCGCAAGGCTAGCGAAGGGCCTGCTTCTGAAGTCAAGACAGTCATCAAGGAGACTTGGGTCGAAACTGGTGTCAACGGCTCCGCTAAGCGCGTCAAGGTTGCCCGCCATCAGCAAGAGATTGAGTCACCGCCCGAGACCCCTCAGGCCGACGCTTTGACCAGGCGTTCTTCTGATCCCGAGCTTCAGGCTCACATGAAAGCCGCGCTGTTCCCTGGGAACACGGAGGCTCCGGCTGTCGTCCCCCAAGAGGATCTCGAAATGGTCGACACCCCTTGCGCCCCTACCCCTGCCAGGGGCCCTGCTTTCCTCTTGAAGTCGCCCCCTGTCGGCAAGGGTGTTTCCCTTCTTGACGCGTACTCTCCCATCGCTGAGCCTGCCGCTCCTCTCCAGCAGAATCCTGGTAATTTGTCTGGGGATGGCGGTCTTGTCGTCCCGAAGGGTCCCAATACCTCTGGCGCCCGAGGTCTTTCTGACGCGTTCTACGCCGCTGGCGGGGACGACCCTTTTGTTGGCCAAACTTCGCCTCCTACGACCATtgtgaagaaagaagagagcGACTCGGTTGCCAAGTCAGAATCCGACGAATGGTACGGGAAGAAGGAATTGGCTGGTCTTCTCGGCGGCCCGACTGCTCTCGTCAAGACTGAGCAGGAAGACGACGCCGCGCCCTCTACCTCCCAGGCGCTCGTCAAGGTTGAGGACGACTGCAAGTCGGATTCCAGTGTCGAAGAGTTGATCAATGGTGTCCCCTTGCCCAAATTCTACACGGCGTCCAACAACCCGTTGTTGCCTCCCAAGAACATTGTCGACGTCGACACTCTCGACCCCAGGGCGCGCAAGATTGCTGTCATTCTCAAATTTCAGCTTAAGACTAGCAACTATGCCACTGTTGTGCTCCGTGAGCTCATGGGTACTACTGTCGAGTAG
- the ain1 gene encoding alpha-actinin (COG:Z; EggNog:ENOG503NVZA): MAGFDSCAAGGQPAPGLPGNSVGLGLELERFPDLDCLQQHSGSHSATTTTTATIVNRPSALSVSSVASSNGSSEYSTDTTFDICDNNADDDEYRRASIASTASSSCTSHTTHCTDDVPTAKSPSSPPGGLGAHTGSPQPQRPPLTRSRRDAKQLHAARLQRSGSTSLALASKRENSLKGRFKRASNTPAADALAATEPPHEQGLTRMAFAEQQRWITVQQKTFTKWLNTKLEVRNLEVKDLVQDLSDGVMLIHLLECLSGESLGRYAAKPKLRVQRFENANLALNFIKSRGIQMTNIGAEDVVDGNRKIILGLIWTLILRFTISDINEEGMTAKEGLLLWCQRKTACYDEVDVRDFSASWNDGLAFCALLDIHRPDLIDYDALDKSDHRGNMQLAFDIAHKEIGIPKLLDVEDVCDVAKPDERSLMTYIAYWFHAFSQMEKVENAGRRVEKFVNNMQGAWEMQSAYERRMAALLKAIRAQIESWQTAKFEGTYADAKAQAGEFASYKRGVKREWVAEKSELATLLGNIKTKLGTYRLRPYDPPAHLSLDTLDREWSNLTKSEMARGQLINETIRDIKNALRKSFADKANDFALALNTMQLAISGLEGDVEDQLHHVRKLSDNLPPLDAYLVTIAAVDAKCQEANIEENDFTTYTYDELVYELSLVKSSVSKKLAFLDNQVVARSMTNLTPIQLEEFESVFRHFDRDDSNSLSEIEFSAALASLGLVFSEDEMHEYFLATSNGRDRVTFEQFIRFMVDVTEDQNTAEQVFQSFREVADGKPYVTEMDLRHSLVPDEVIEKLVEIIPEHKGPDVKEDRGKRQFDYIAFMERLIADEGGRPASSGSGRSNVSGILGERTNGRTSPAKSVASGKNGVY; this comes from the exons ATGGCGGGATTTGACAGTTGTGCCGCTGGCGGACAGCCGGCACCAGGCCTGCCCGGCAACAGcgtggggttggggttggagctgGAGCGATTCCCTGATCTCGATTGTTTACAGCAACACTCGGGCAGCCAcagcgccaccaccaccaccaccgcaaccatTGTCAACCGCCCCTCCGCGCTCTCGGTGTCCTCGGTAGCCTCCTCCAACGGCTCATCCGAATACTCCACGGATACCACCTTTGACATCTGCGACAAcaacgccgacgacgacgaataCAGACGGGCATCCATCGCCAGCACCGCTTCATCATCGTGCACTAGCCACACTACCCACTGCACTGACGACGTCCCCACCGCCAAatctccatcatccccacctGGTGGTCTCGGTGCTCACACGGGCagtccccaaccccaacggcCACCACTCACCCGCAGCCGCCGCGACGCCAAACAGCTGCATGCCGCCCGACTGCAGCGTTCAGGCTCAACCAGCCTAGCCCTCGCCAGCAAGAGGGAAAACTCGTTGAAAGGCCGCTTCAAGCGGGCCTCGaacacccccgccgccgacGCTCTCGCCGCCACCGAACCTCCCCACGAGCAGGGCCTGACCAGGATGGCCTTCGCCGAGCAGCAGCGCTGGATTACGGTCCAGCAAAAGACCTTTACCAAATGGCTAAACACAAAGTTGGAAGTCCGGAACCTCGAGGTCAAGGATCTGGTGCAAGACCTGAGTGATGGC GTAAtgctcatccacctcctcgagTGTCTCTCGGGCGAATCACTCGGCCGATATGCCGCCAAACCAAAGCTGCGTGTGCAGCGCTTCGAGaacgccaacctcgccctcaacTTTATCAAATCCCGAGGGATTCAAATGACGAATATAGGCGCCGAAGATGTCGTGGACGGAAACAGAAAGATTATCCTGGGGCTGATATGGACGCTTATTTTGCGTTTCACCATCAGTGACATTAACGAGGAGGGTATGACGGCCAAAGAAGGTCTACTTCTATGGTGTCAACGTAAAACAGCCTGTTACGACGAGGTCGACGTACGGGATTTTAGTGCGAGCTGGAATGATGGCCTGGCATTCTGTGCCTTGCTTGATATCCACCGTCCCGACCTGATCGACTATGACGCTCTCGACAAGTCGGATCACCGGGGCAACATGCAGCTGGCGTTTGATATCGCTCATAAGGAGATTGGCATCCCCAAGCTGCTTGATGTGGAGGATGTGTGCGATGTGGCCAAGCCTGACGAGCGCTCGCTCATGACGTATATTGCCTACTGGTTCCACGCCTTTTCTCAGATGGAAAAGGTTGAGAACGCGGGTCGGCGCGTGGAGAAGTTTGTGAACAACATGCAGGGTGCCTGGGAGATGCAGAGCGCTTATGAGAGGAGAATGGCTGCTCTTCTCAAGGCCATCCGTGCCCAGATTGAGAGCTGGCAGACTGCAAAGTTTGAGGGGACTTATGCTGACGCCAAGGCGCAGGCGGGTGAGTTTGCGTCTTACAAGAGGGGTGTCAAGAGGGAGTGGGTGGCGGAGAAGAGCGAGTTGGCGACGCTGTTGGGGAACATCAAGACCAAGTTGGGGACGTATCGGTTGCGACCGTATGATCCACCAGCGCATTTGAGTCTAGATACGCTTGATAGGGAATGGTCGAATCTGACCAAGTCTGAGATGGCGCGCGGTCAATTGATCAATGAGACCATTAGAGA CATCAAAAACGCCCTCCGCAAGTCTTTTGCCGACAAGGCCAACGATTTTGCGCTCGCCCTCAACACGATGCAACTAGCCATATCAGGGCTGGAAGGCGATGTAGAAGACCAGCTGCACCATGTCAGAAAGCTGTCGGATAACTTACCACCTCTAGACGCGTACCTGGTGACCATCGCGGCAGTAGACGCCAAGTGCCAGGAGGCGAACATTGAAGAGAACGACTTTACGACTTACACGTACGACGAGCTGGTGTACGAGCTCTCGCTCGTCAAATCGTCGGTTTCGAAAAAATTGGCCTTCTTGGACAACCAAGTTGTGGCACGGAGCATGACGAACCTCACGCCTATCCAGCTCGAGGAATTCGAGTCTGTCTTTAGGCACTTTGACCGAGACGACAGCAATTCCCTGTCGGAAATTGAGTTTTCGGCCGCGTTGGCGTCGCTGGGCTTGGTGTTTTCCGAGGATGAGATGCACGAGTACTTTTTGGCGACGTCGAACGGGCGGGACAGGGTGACGTTTGAGCAGTTTATTCGGTTCATGGTTGATGTGACGGAGGATCAGAACACGGCGGAGCAGGTGTTTCAGAGCTTTAGGGAGGTGGCGGACGGGAAGCCGTATGTGACGGAGATGGATCTGCGGCATAGCTTGGTGCCGGACGAGGTGATTGAGAAGCTGGTGGAGATTATTCCTGAGCACAAGGGGCCGGATGTGAAGGAGGACAGGGGGAAGAGGCAGTTTGATTATATTGCTTttatggagaggttgattgCTGATGAGGGGGGCAGGCCGGCTAGtagtgggagtgggaggagtaATGTTAGTGGGATTTTGGGGGAAAGGACGAATGGGAGGACGAGTCCGGCGAAGAGTGTGGCTAGCGGGAAGAATGGGGTTTATTGA